TGCTGGTATTGGGTTAcgacattgattttagtatgaatacaatgtcgTTTTCAAATTCAGAATCTCCTGAAGCTGAATATTCTATACCGGCATTCAAATTAAGTTGAATACTATGCTGGTATTGGGTTACAGCATTACTTTAAAATTGTTCGCGTATGCCGGTAGTGCAATTTTGGTATCCAGGATCATTCTAGGAATTACCGGCATTGGTTTGAGTTAGCATTCTGTCCCGGTACATGGTTATGGCATGGAGTGAATTATTAAGTGTTTGCCGATAGTGTTCATTTTGTATCCAGGTACAATCTAAAATACTACCGGCATTGTCGATATTTATTGTACATTATCGGAACTGTGGGCATGCGGTATTTTCTTGATGACCATGAAATTGTGTTATCTTGTGTTCATTTCGTGTGGCTTTTGATATAGGAAAAAATccaaggaagctaacaaaggaaaaactaaagatgttgtcattaagagtagaaggaaggacggtcttgatactcctcagtctctgcctcctcgagggaaataCAAAGGTCGCAAAAAGCATTTGGGGGATGatacaagagggataatttgggagagtggtggtgatCGTAGTCGACTTGTAATCCGTAAACCTACTAGAACAGTTGAGGACGATGGGcatgatgaagaggaaagtgaggaggaagatgatgaggttaatccaagtcaattagcaagccaaaaagcgaagttggtgggccaagtcaacaaccaacgTAAGGCAAGGACAAAGGCAAAGTCacagtaaaagttaaaggttcgcaccttcctcataaggatgacatgatacctgaccttgctcgtggtagaatttggggtgaagctccggaaccaaaaacgctatttggatacaaggactcgtgggctcgtactatctatcaaacctatgtaagcattttttttatcttgtgcatatgtattgttgtgtatttatgtaaaatatcttaattctattgtctcctaattgtaggatcataagaagtctgtgcgtgtttgccgaaaccaagccgcggatgGTTGGAATTTGTctgaggaatgtgaagaggtccttAAATTGCTTTGGTTGTAAATTatggtctatatgctttggttgtaaattatgtgaagcctgattttgtgactgtcaattgcttcgtcgaaaggtatcatggtgaaactgataccatgcacttcccttatggggagatgaccttcatccctAAAGATGCtaagaacattctaggcttgaatgttatcggaaaatcaattgcagaaggagataagtctgcggacctagaatggtcgaagttgcacgctctgactaacaagttgtttggttgggactacaaaacttctgtggagagcttctatgtatctaagtCTATTAGGACAAAGACATTCAAGatgacgctgcttaagaagaagtttgaaaaaacaaaggaaagaagtttggaggatggatgggaccctgcgaaaattcgttatacagccgctgcgtacctgttatacatcttgggcactaaggtattccctgacactagtggaaacagggttagtgcaaactatcttcagtacttggatccgtCGGAAGATGTCTataactattcttggggcaccgtggtaatgaCACATTTGATGACCGAGATAAATTGTTTACGtgtgtagttgtaatcccaaactatcttctcaaattcttgcataacgctcctcccttcccattccacccttctaatatttgcttgtgcgctataaattgtacttagagaagacacgttcgtcttatccttttccttgaagcctctgagaatttgtctcggtttgataaatgctttggtcaatctctttacatcctccatttcatgaggttttagcttcgcaactagggactgaccaacaaaatctttcggatcctggtggttatgacggccgaacgaaacctcacaatcccattcattgttcttgtcatttaaacggaatacaaacttaaaggggaaattatccttcctcgtatgagTTTTGTATAccttattagtcttctttggatgtacataatcctttctcttgtggctattcttctccttgtattgcccacttctctcgcaaaccatctcaaaacagctttttgaaccttgggtattcctcaccaacagacacatgttcttaagagcagtctctttagcccaagcaattgcttcctttGGATCTTTTATTACCTaaataaggacaacaatgggagattataaggttcattacaagaaATTCATCGGTAAtattcaagatactaggtgaaaagaaATCTTTGGTAACACaccagaggcattttatagtattccgatgTATCCGACCGAGCggttttgcatttgttggatcaatataggtcacaacctaaggatcgaacaaaaagaaaataaattagttccaaaaaagaaaaatttaatactatgccggtatgcagttccggcatgctcgatcaCAGTCCCAGCATAGTCGAAATGCACCGACACTGAAGACCAATTTTGAGACGCTTGCGGCATTAACAATATATTTGAAAGAAATGCCGGAAATAATGGTTCTGGCATGCTCGTAATCTAAGTTACCACGCCTGTAGGAGGTTCCGGCGTAGCCCATACTTaatataccatgccggtatttagATTTGGAAAATACTCCTTCTtgtatgtttttttgtaggtaccggcatggtaacgtTAAAATTAAACAACGCCGGCGGAGGTTCCGGCATGCTCGTTATCTATGGTTCCACGCCGGTACACAGTTCCGGCGTGGTAGTTAATTAATTTTACATGCCGGTATTTAGCTCCGGAAGACActgcttcctgtatgtttttcatgcagtaccggcatggtaaccttATAATTTAACCATGCTGGTAGCATATTCGATAGAATATTTCGTGGTAGGTTAAAAGTAACTCctgtaccggcatagttttttggttgcaAACTATGCCGCTTTTAGTTTTAAAATGGGGGATCCCAAGGTTCCAGCATGGTTgtagtatgaatactatgccggtatttGTGGTtctggcatggtattcatactttgacCATGCCGGTACCGATCTTTTACAGCaacaacaatggtggattcaaagaaaaaaatcaatttttcaacctATTCGCAGATGGGGAGTGCTTATATGTTGAGATAGTTTactctcttgggttggttcttcacgaaacacttcatgctcgtaaaattcatgttccaaaggtgttggttccacaaaaacttgcaattgtgagttgttgtcattggatgaagattcaagatatgctcattgttgtagttgagctaaagattcagccgcagcaattctctcttcacaatcatcctccattttcacaattccctctcaaattttctttctctccttctactctcacatCATTCACCCAAACACAAATAATAACACACACTAATcgtttatcaaaaatcttaagattttattaattatattaatcactaatcctgattaatAATGGGTATATTAGGAATtacataaaatacttagataaggggtgaccctgatttgatatttggatcttgtttttgtctttttcctatatcccccaattattttttatatctcccGATCGCGCgttcttaatttatttatttttttaacgggttttttctcttctttttagcttttttttttgtagtgttCCACGATGAACATTTCACTGATCGGCTAATGGTTTGTGGGGATTGGTCGGTGATGCTAAGTTAATCGGTGATTATACACCGATCGATGGACGGTTCACCTATCCCTAAATATTTTACCTATCATCGAATCGAATTGTTTGTCTTCCCTTATTCCCCTAATCCCTTATCAAATTCCCAATATATGGGGTAGGGAATAAAGGTTTTGGAGAAATCCCCAGCCCATAGGAGATGATATTTCCCATAAATAAGGGTATAAATCCCTTGTTGGAGATGGTCTTACAGACACTACTATGTATGTTACTTTCTTTGTAAATTGACTCGTCACTACAAAATGAATATTAGCGGAGAGTAAAAAATTGggcaacaagaaaaaaagaatccCCTGAAGCAATAAGGTACTCATATAGGCGAAATCCATTCTTCTGGAAAATCTTTGATGGAGGTTCTTTTTTCATTTATTCATTCATGGAAGTAGGATTGTTAGTTATggaatcataattttttttaaaagcaACTAGGCACTTATTTACTTTTACTATTAAAGATAATTCATCAATATAGCATCTAAAATAAACCCCGGACAACATATTTCCAGTCTACAATAAAAAATCAAATTACATCATGAAATCAATAAACACTCTTCAAGTGTGTTCCACAACATACCTGCAACCTCGTTGTCAGCTTCTAGATTCAAGAACATAACAAATTTAGGATACCTGCATGATTACTCATCAACTTCTTAAATATATTACTGGGTAACCCTTGAAGCATCAAATTATCATACTAGAACTTTCATATAACCACCATCACATTTTAACCCATCCACGCCTAGATTTTCTCTTCCTAAAGATTGTTGTTAGATGTAAGATCCTCCAACTCATCAATTAAGACATTATAGCAAAAATAATATTGTTCCTGGTAAACATTAAGAAATGGACAAAGTTTAGAAAAGGTTCAAATACTTGAAAAACGAACACAAATCTCAGAGAGAAGTTACTCTTGATCATTTGCATTCTATCAGAGAGGTCCAAAATTTTAAGGCATTGTAGTGTCAAATCTCAAGGTACATGATATTGTAAAACTTATCATGTTTTTCATGAGCAAAATGAATTATAATTCATACACCGTTAAGTACCTTTGTTTGCACCATCCCGATACGCTGAGATCTGAAGATGCTGACAGTATCACTAAGATTTAAAGCAGTCATATTCCCATCAAGGATTCTTTGGATCGTATTAAGGATCGTACAAAATGCACCCGTTCTCCCAACACCTGCACTGAACAAAGGACCAAAAAAAATGTCAAAAAGATGTGTATGGGTTTCTGATCTTATCATTACTAATCAGTTTGAAACATTAGAGAATGGTAAAGTCATGAAGAGAAAACCTGCAGTGAACCACTATGGGGCCAAGAACAGGGGGTATATGATATATCCTTTTCACAATATCACGAATTTCAAGTGTACCGTCGGGTACTCCCATATCAGGCCATTCAAGATATTGAATATGGAGGACATTGTGGGCAGGCTCTTCTGACTGATCAAACAAACAGTTACAAGACCGATAATCATGCAGTAATACCTTTGATATGATGTAGTAGATAAGAAAATTCATGGATACAAATAAAAAAACGACAACTAGAAACCATGACATTAGGAGTAATACAACTCCAAACAACGAGAAAATAAAGAGTATCCGACTTAGAAGATTTAATCTTACATGTTTGTACTTCAGCTCCAAACAACTCAAGACTAACGAAGTATCAGTTGTTCTTGTCCATTTAGTGGTGACATGAATGTTATCAAATTCTCTTGGCTTGTCTTCTGAATTAAAATAATCTCCACATTTGACAATCTGCACATAGCATTTCAATCTAATAAACAAAGAGAACATACAACAGACTACACGTTATGGAAAACCAAAATGAACTTAGCAAAGATCATACATCACGAGAATGATATGCAATAAGTAATGGATTATAGATCATGCAAGAAATTGGAATGGCATAAAAAAATCACAAAGAAGATTCAATAACATGCAGTACCTGATACACAAGATCTACACgaaataatacaacaaaatctaaCCAGCATGACAATGGCATATGAAGAGGAATTGCCTTCCGACGTTTTAAAATGAAACATCGGCATAATAAAAATTCAAAGTACAAGCGAattattccttctttttataaCATGATTGTATAATTATTTCCATATTATTTATTCAGGCCTACACATCCTAGACCACAAAAATACCAACAGGTAAGTACATAAGTTTGTGAGAGAAGCTTATTAACAAAGAATTTCGTAAGTATTCTCttaaatttttaaaaataaaaataaaaaaaactttgcAAAAGTAAATCTTTTTGCATCAATTTATTTCTTTTTGGCATAAGCtagtttgataaaaaaaatatgatgtTTTGTTGTAATAAATTATCACTTAAAGCTAatacaatatcaatcaacaagaaAGGTTAATTTTGCGCTATATGTACCACATATACATGATATATATAACTCAAATATagtattcttaattatttaaggGCCCGATCATGCAAGAGCCCAAGGCTTTGCCTAGATATCTTATTCCCATGGTACGACCTGCAATGAGTTACCTTTCCATCGTCGAATAATTGAGTAAGCATCACAATCACAGGGCAGTGATACTGGATTACCATCTCCCAAAAGTCTTCATAAGTATCTGGCAGCGGACCTTGTGTAGCTATACAACGTGAAACGGATTCACCGGAACCAACCTACATTTATGAGGAAGTAGTTAACATTTAAAAGCATAAATGAAATTGTAAAAAATAACTCCCATAAGCCAGAAAATTATGCTTGCAGAGAAGGACACAAAAAAGCTAAAATACCAGAGGTACATGAGTTCACGGTGTAAGAAAACATAGTCTATAAGCTTTCTAAAGGTACATTACAACTCTACAAAATAGTATGACTACAAAATTACTTCCCTTTTCACTACACTTTCCTATCCAATGTTCGTTCCTTTACTATTTAACCCATTTCTAAAGAGATATAAATTTTTATCAGTGaattcaattcaatcaaaccTACACAGCACTAATTATCTAATTTAATTAAGACTCTTAATTGAAAATTACATGAAAGAGTTTTTGAATGAATTGATTGGAAACACTAAGCAatcaaacaaaacataaaaacttGATGAAATATAACAATTAAGATGAGATTAAGTAACAAAatcaagaaaccaaaaacaatcaaacctaaatgaaaagaTGAAAACGGTCATGATTGatgttgaagaagaacaagatattTTTTATAAAAAGAGAAAAATCGACCCCGGGTATAAAACATGACCACTGCTTGGTTAACCAAGTTAGGATGGTCATTGATATTAAGCGGGCATATCTATttcttgttcagtttttctttCCTCTTCGTATTTTCGGGAGCTCGAAAACATGGCGGTTTTCATCAATGGACTCAGCCTTCTGCAAGTTTTGATCCCTGTAACTAGAACATTTTAGAAATCTGCTATTTCTGAACTTCTTCGCAGTCTAAGGATGAATCTTTGATCTTTTCCCTTGGGGATAAGATTTATTggataattgagttttgatattttttagccattttttctttctttttttcttcaggtttttttattaatcttttttctttttctttattttaataaaGTCCTTTCATCCTTGTGTGATGAGTTTAAAGTCTAAATCTTTTGAGTTTTCTTGGTCTATCAAAGGAAAGTTAGAGAAATTAAAGTTTTGGAGAGATTTAAGGGTATCGTA
The nucleotide sequence above comes from Papaver somniferum cultivar HN1 chromosome 8, ASM357369v1, whole genome shotgun sequence. Encoded proteins:
- the LOC113302414 gene encoding protein-tyrosine-phosphatase PTP1-like, with the translated sequence MAATSTGKSSVSSSLANSFNFSSDPPPKLVLSRDQLFYCSDAIKSFKEKTRSPDKIEQEFDIPKEFDHLKLQDVANEICREALRDVNRHKNRYKSIIPFDKTRVVLKSSEVTRSSGSDYINASFAEVGSGESVSRCIATQGPLPDTYEDFWEMVIQYHCPVIVMLTQLFDDGKIVKCGDYFNSEDKPREFDNIHVTTKWTRTTDTSLVLSCLELKYKHSEEPAHNVLHIQYLEWPDMGVPDGTLEIRDIVKRIYHIPPVLGPIVVHCSAGVGRTGAFCTILNTIQRILDGNMTALNLSDTVSIFRSQRIGMVQTKEQYYFCYNVLIDELEDLTSNNNL